Part of the Streptomyces sp. NBC_01460 genome, CTCGGCGACGGTGTCGGTCGACGCGTGGTCGTACGGGCCGGCCTCCTCGTCGTGGGCCGACGCGCGCAGCAGTTCCTCGGCACCCGCCGCGTCCAGGGCGCCGACGGGGAGGTGGTGCACCCGGGCCGGGATGTCGCCGGGCAGGTCGAGCGGCTCGCGGGACGTGACCAGGACGAGGCTGTCGGAGCGCTCGGGGACGAGCGTGCGGACCTGGGCGGCGTCGGTGGCGTCGTCCAGGACGATCGTGACGGGCGTCCCCGTCAGGTGCTGGTGGTAGAGCTCGCTCAGCCGCCGTACCTGCTGTTCGGGGGAGGACCTCTCGCGGAAGAGGAGCTGTTCGCGGGGTGCACCCAGCCGGTTGAGCAGGTGCAGCAGGGCGTCCCGGGTCGGCAGCGGGGCCTCGCCGGAGACAGCGCCGCGCAGGTCGACCACGCACGCCCCGCGGAACTGGTCCTTGAGCGCGTGCGCCGCCCGTACGGCGAGGGTCGTGCGCCCGGAGCCCGGGGCGCCGTGCAGGACGACGACGGTCGGCCTGGTCTCCGTCGCGGCACGCGCCGCGTGCACCCACTGGGCGATCCGGGCCAGTTCGGTGCGGCGTCCCGCGAACGGGCCGTCCACGGAGGGCAGATGGCCGAAGGACTGCTCCAGGAGCGAGCGGGTGCGTGCGGCCGCGCTGCGGTCCCCGCCGCGCAGCTGCGGCACGACCGACGCTCCCGCTTTCTTCTTCGGCGGACGGGTGGAGGCCGTCAGTACGCGCTGCTGGTCGAGGAACGGGCGGATGCCCCGGACCTCCAGGGCCGTCAGCCACGCCAGCCGCAGCTGCTCGGGGCCGCCGGGCTGGTTCAGCTCGCCCGCCCTGCGGTGCGCGGCGGGCCAGTGGGAGGCCGTCGCCCGCGCCACCGTCGCGGTCGTCCCCGCGACGGCGACGACCGCGCCCGCGCCGAGGGCGAGACCGGTCGCGGTGCCGAGCGCCAGGTCCGCGCCGAAGGCGGCCGCGGCGGCAACTCCCGTCACCAGCATCGGGGTTCCCAGCGTCGCTCTGCTGAACCGCGCCGACAGCGGCTGCCGGCCCGACCCCGCCGCGTCCAGCGCCTGCGTGTAGGCGGCGTACTCGTCGGCCGCGCCCGCCGCGATGGTGTCCAGCGCGCCCCGCGCACGCGCCAGCAGCGCGCCGGTGTCCGTCCGGCCTCCTGTCCGCCGCGCCTCCTCCTCCACGGCCCGTACCAACAGCCTTTCGGCTTCCGCCCGATGGCTGTCCCGCATGTGTCCCCCCAGAGTTCCGGCGACTTCGGCCCGACCAGCTGCCACAGGCACCCAGTGTCCTGCGTACGGCCCGTCAGCGCGAGAGAGCGACCGGGCGGGCCGGGCGTCGCGGGCCCGTCACGCGCGGGAGGGGGCGTCCCCGCGGCCGGCGGAAGGGTTCAGCCGCACAGGCTCGCGACCACGAGGCTGTCGAAGGCCAGGCGGCCGGACTGCCACGCCGTGACCCGGACCGCCGCGTCCTCGCCCGCGTCCCGTGCGGGGAGTCTGGTCGCGGAGATACGGCAGGGGGTGGCCAGGTCGAGGGGGGCGTGGAAGGCGCTGCGGAGTTCGACGGGGAGGACGCGGTAGGGGGCGCAGGCCGCCTGGACGGCCTGGCGGGCGGCCTCCACGAGGACCATGCCGGGGATATCGTCCGTGGGGTGGTCGAAGAGCACCGGATGGCCGGGGTCGATCCGCAGGTCCCAGGTCAGGCCGCGGCGGGCGGCGGCGCTGCGGGGGACGCCGAGGACGACGTCGCGTTCGTCCAGACGCCCCACGATCTCGGGCGGGACGGGGTCGGGCAGGGGCGGGTACGCGCCGACCTCCCGCGCGGCGGGGCCGACGGGGGCCGACGCGTGCAGCGTCAGCCGTCCCGCGCCGGCGAAGTCACCGCCGCGCAGCAGGTCGGCCTCCAGGGTGAGGGCGGTGAGGGTGTCCCGCCGGCGCCGGACGTCCGTGGCGGCCGCCTCCAGACGCATCTCGGCGGGCCGGGTGCCCAGCAGGACGGCACCCGGAACTATCTCGAACTCCAGTTCGGTTATGGTGAAGTGGTGATCGGCCGGAGCCCCGTAGTACGTCTGCCCGACCAGGACGGACGCCTGCCGGAGTGACTCCGCGGCCAGCAGGGGGTCGTACCAGGCGCCGGCGATGGGCGCGTAGAAGGGGTGCGCGCGCGGCCACTGGGCTCCCAGCCGGAAGGCGTCGGGCCCCAGTCGCCGCCAGTCCGTGATCAGGACCTCGGTCACCGCGCTCCGGTCGACGAGATGGCGTGGGGCGCTCCGGACGAAACGGAGGCCGGCCTCGTCCCCGGCGTCCGGCGGCAGGGCAAGGGTGAGCGTGGAATCGGTGGGGGACACGCAGGTTGCCTTTCTCGTGGGCGACGAGGCGGGGTCGCGTACCGGGTGGAGGTGCCGGGCCCGGCCGGAGCGGACCGAGGGCGCCGGTGGCCTCGGCCCGGCGCGCGGCAGGCGTGGAAAACGCGTGGCGGGCGGCCGGACCCCCGTCGGCCCGGGGCGGACCCCGTCGTGCCCGGGGCGGGCCCCGGGGGCCGGAGCCCCTGGCCGGGGCCCGGCACCCGCCGGCCCGCCGGTGTCAGGCAGCGGCCAGCGCGGTGAAGCGGCCGGCGTGGAAGACCAGCGGGCCCGCCTGGTCCGTCAGGGAGCCGTCCAGGGCCTCGGCGATGACCAGTTCGTGGTCGCCCGCCGGGTGGACCGTGCTGATGCGGCAGTCCAGCCAGCCGAGACCGTCGGCGGGAATGGGGTGTCCGGCACGGGTCGTCGACCACTCCCCGCCGGCGAACCGGTCGACGCCCTTGGCACTGAACAGGCGGCACAGCTCCGCGTGCCGGTCGCCGAGGATCGTCACGGCGAAGGACCCGGTGTCGCGGATGGCCGGCCAGGTGGCGGAGGTGTCCGCGGCGCACAGGGCGACCAGCGGCGGGTCCAGGGAGACGGAGGTGAAGGAGTTGACCGCCATGCCCTTGGGGCCCTCGGCCGTGTCGGCGGTGACCAGGACCACTCCCGTGGTGAACCGGCCGAGTATGTCGCGGAACGAGCGTTGCTCCAGCATGAGTTCTTTCCGATCGAAGAGGACGGCCGCCGGGCCGGCACGGCCCCGGCGTGGCGGACTTCCGGGAACGACTTCCGGAAACCCTCCCGGAACGCTTCCCGCGGGGTTTCCCGGAGCCGTGCGGGCGGGGCCTACCGGTTGCGGGCGGCGATCGCGAAGTCCACGGCCTCCTGCGGGCGCTTGGCGGAACCCGTGAGGCGCGGGGCGACATGACGGGCGAGCAGCTCCATGCTGCGGTTCGTCTTCTCCCACGAGCACCAGTCGGCGACGTAGACGAGCAGCGAGCCGAAGCCGCCGGTGATCTCGTGCAGCCGCTCGATGCCCGCGACGACGTCGTCCACGGAGCCGACGAGCGCGCCACCGGCCTCGACCCGGGCCTCCAGGGCCCTCTCGCGCGGCACGTCGGGGCTGAGCACCTCGCGGCCGGCCGCCTTGCCGAAGTACTCGAACAGCCAGCGGTCGTAGCCCTCGCGCACGTCCGCGTACGCCTCCTCGCGGGTCTCGGCGACGTGCACCGGGAGCGCGATGCGCCACTTGTCGCGGTCGAGGGTCTGCCCGTGCTCCTCGGCGGCCTCCGTGGCGTACTTCCACTGGTGGGCGAGGTTGATGTGCGCGGGGGCACCCGGCGTCAGCAGGGCGAAGGGCAGCGCGAACGAGGTCATGCTCAGGCCGTACTGGCCGATCAGCCGCGGGCTGGACTGCGAGGTCCCGGAGGTGGCGACGGCGACCTCGATGCCCTGCGGGCTGAAGCGCGGCAGCTGGATCTTGGCCTCGCGCAGGTCGAACCAGTCCGTCTGCTGGGTGATCCGCTCATCGCCGTTGACGAGCTCCAGGACGGTCGGCAGCGCCTCCTCCAGACGACGCCGCTGCACCGGCTGCTCCAGACCGAACATCTTCGCGTCGAAGGGCACACCCGGGCCGACACCCAGGATGTACCGGCCCCGGGTGAGGTGGTCGAGGTGGACCGCCCGGCTCGCGACGTGGAAGGGGTGGTGCCCGGAGAGGGGTACGACGCCGTGGGCCAGCTTGATCTGGCTGGTGCGCTGCGAGGCGGCGGCGATCATCGCCTCCGGCGCCCCGACGAGGCCCCAGCCCAGGGTGTGGTGCTCACCGAACCACGCCTCGTCGAAGTTCAGGTCGTCGACGTACTCGACGAGGTCCAGGTTCCGGCGTATCGCCAGGTGCGGGTCCTGACCGGTCTCGTGGACGGGGGACAGGAAGATACCGATACGGCTGTGCACAGCGAGCCTCCGAAGAAGGGGTGAGGAGTGGGTGTCGAGCAGTGGTGGGGGCGACCGGCGGGTCGTCAGACGGTCCGGTAGACCGCGTCCTTCAGCGAGCGGACCTTCTCGTAGTCGGCGGTCAGCGTCGCCTCACCGGGCGCGGTGAGGAACACGCGCATCGAGCTGGTCAGCAGGTCGACCGTCGGCGTGATCCGGGAGCCGGGCGCGAACTTGACCGTCGCGAGGAAGACGCTCTCCAGGGAGCGGATCTCCGCCACGGCCGTCCCGTCGACGGACTCCACCACGCCGTCCTGCTCGGTCGGGGTGTTGTAGACGGCGGCGGGCTGCTTCCGGGTGTAGGTACGGCCGGCGTACCGGGCGCGGAACTCGTCGGGCCGCGTGTACGCCTGCGCGGTGAGCGCCGCCTGGTTGTGGCCGAGGCACACGTCGTGGAACGGGGCGTTGAGGTTGCCGTTGAGACGGGTGCCGATCTCGACGAGGACGGGCCCTTCGTCGGTGACGATGACCTCGGCGTGGGACGGCCCCCAGGCGATGCCGAGCGCGGCGAGCACCTCGTCGACGTACGAGGTGAGCGTGGCGACCACGGGGTTGTCGTCCGGGTCGGCGAGGAGGTCGCGGTTGTAGATGTTCTTGCCGGACGGCAGCAGCGTCTTCTCGTACTCCCAGACCCCGCACACGTAGCGCTCGCCGTCGCAGCTGACGGTGTCGACGATGTACTCGGTGCCCTTGAGGTAGGACTGCACGAGGACCTCGGTGTTGGCGAGGCCGAACATGTTCGGTGCGTCGAGCACGGTCCGGGCGGCCGTGCGCACGGCGTCGGGGCCGTCGCAGACGACGACTCCGTCGGACGCCGCCGAGCTGAGCGGCTTGACGACCACCGGGTACCGCCCGTGGTCCTCGGCCCAGGCCACCGCCGCGTCCGGGGCGTCGGTCTTGAACTGCTGGGCGCAGCGCACCCCCGCCCGGCGCTGTGCCTCGATCATCTCGTACTTGTCGCGGCGGGCGGAGGACAGCGCCGAGCCGTTGGACGGAACACCGACCGCCTCGCTCAGCCGGTCGGCGAGCGGCACCGACGACTCCTGGCCGGCGATCACGCAGACCGGGCCGAGGTCGCGCAACAGGCCGACGAGGGCGGACTCGTCCGTGCCCACGACGTTGCGCGCGTACGCGGTGAGATCCGGCGGGGCCATCGCGGGGATGAGCTCCGGGGTGCTCTGGACGTGGACGACGTCCGTGCCGTGGGCCGCGAAGGCCGCGGGGTAGAAGTTGCCGGCGGAGTAGCCGTCGACGATCACGGCGACGGGCCGGGATCCGGTGCTGGCGGTGCTGCTCATGAGTGGGCCTCCGACTCGGAGTCGATGAAGCGGGCCAGGCGGGCGATGCCCTCACGGATCGCGGCGGGGGCCAGATTGCTGAAGCCCAGGCGCAGGGCCCGTTCGCCGCTGCCGTCGAGGTGGAACATGGTCATCGGCGCCCAGCTCACCGCGTGGTCGCGGGCGGACCGCTCCATGGCGGCCAGGTCGGCCGTGAAGGGCACCTCGACGACCAGGAAGAAGCCGCCGCGCGGCCGGTTCCAGCGCACCCCGTGCGCGGCGTACCGCTCGGGCGGGAAGTGCTCGGCGAGGGCGTCGAGGGTGGCGGCGAGCCGCTCCTGGTAGACGGCGGCCAGCTCGCGGGTGACGGACCGCAGGTCGTGGCCGGCATCCACGAGGATGCCGCCGATCGCCGCCTGGGAGAGCGAGGACGAGCCGACCGTGAACATCGCCTTGGCCTTGGAGAGTTCCTGGGCGAGGGTGCGCCGGACGCCGTCCTCGCCGACGACCGTGCGGTCGCCGACCAGGTAGCCGAGGCGGGCACCGGGGAACGCGGACTTGGCGAAGGAGCCGAGGTAGACGACGTCACCGCGGGTGTCCAGCGACTTCAGGGTCGGCAGCCGCTCCTCGTCGCTCGCGAACAGCCCGTACGGGTTGTCCTCCAGGATGGTGAACCCCTCCTCGGCGGCCAGTTCCAGCAGCCGCCGGCGGGCGTCGAGCGGGACGACCGTGCCCGAGGGGTTGGAGAAGTCGGGGACCAGGTACAGCGCGGCGGGGCGCTTCCCCTCGGCGCGCACGGCGCGCACGGCGGCGGCCACGGCCTCCGGTTCGAGTCCGCGGGGCCCCTCGGTGATGCCCTTGACCGGGATGTCCAGCATGCGGGCGGCGCCCCGGATGCCGACGTACGCGGGGGACACGGACAGCAGCACGTCGTCGGGCGAGCGGAACAGACCGCGCAGGGCGACGAGTGCCGCCTCCTGGAAGCCGTGCGTGATCATGATCGCCTCAGGAGTGACATCGATGTCCTCGTCCTTGGCGAGCATGAGGGCGACCTCCTCCTGGATGAACCCGTTGACGGGTCCGTACTGGAAGAGCAGCCGCGTGATGCGCTGTTCGGGCACCCCCTTCTCCCGCAGGTGCGCGATGTACCGGTCGACGTGGAGCGAGAGTTTCGAGAGGTCGTGCGTACCGTCGTGGGGTGCGCCCGAGGAGAAGGACAGGGCGTCGGGGAACCTCATCGCCGTCTCGCTGAGCAGGCGCATCGAGTCCATGTCCGGATCGACGATGCCGGCGTGCAGCGCTTCCCGGCGCAGGGCGGTGTCTGGCTGAGCGGTCGTTACGGGCACGTCAGGTGGTCCTTTCGGGAACCTCTGTGGATCGGGCTGATGGCCTCTGGATCAGGCGGCTGACGGCTGGGGCGCGATCCCCGTGCCCTTTCCGGGCGCCCACCGGCGGACACGGACGTCTCCGACGATCCCGCCGTCGACGTAGGGCTCGGCGTCGAGGATGTCCTGGAGGTGGTCGCGGTCCTCGGCCTCGTAGACGAGGAGGCCTCCGTTGGCGTCCTGGAGCGGACCG contains:
- a CDS encoding ScbA/BarX family gamma-butyrolactone biosynthesis protein; the encoded protein is MSPTDSTLTLALPPDAGDEAGLRFVRSAPRHLVDRSAVTEVLITDWRRLGPDAFRLGAQWPRAHPFYAPIAGAWYDPLLAAESLRQASVLVGQTYYGAPADHHFTITELEFEIVPGAVLLGTRPAEMRLEAAATDVRRRRDTLTALTLEADLLRGGDFAGAGRLTLHASAPVGPAAREVGAYPPLPDPVPPEIVGRLDERDVVLGVPRSAAARRGLTWDLRIDPGHPVLFDHPTDDIPGMVLVEAARQAVQAACAPYRVLPVELRSAFHAPLDLATPCRISATRLPARDAGEDAAVRVTAWQSGRLAFDSLVVASLCG
- a CDS encoding flavin reductase family protein translates to MLEQRSFRDILGRFTTGVVLVTADTAEGPKGMAVNSFTSVSLDPPLVALCAADTSATWPAIRDTGSFAVTILGDRHAELCRLFSAKGVDRFAGGEWSTTRAGHPIPADGLGWLDCRISTVHPAGDHELVIAEALDGSLTDQAGPLVFHAGRFTALAAA
- a CDS encoding LLM class flavin-dependent oxidoreductase, which codes for MHSRIGIFLSPVHETGQDPHLAIRRNLDLVEYVDDLNFDEAWFGEHHTLGWGLVGAPEAMIAAASQRTSQIKLAHGVVPLSGHHPFHVASRAVHLDHLTRGRYILGVGPGVPFDAKMFGLEQPVQRRRLEEALPTVLELVNGDERITQQTDWFDLREAKIQLPRFSPQGIEVAVATSGTSQSSPRLIGQYGLSMTSFALPFALLTPGAPAHINLAHQWKYATEAAEEHGQTLDRDKWRIALPVHVAETREEAYADVREGYDRWLFEYFGKAAGREVLSPDVPRERALEARVEAGGALVGSVDDVVAGIERLHEITGGFGSLLVYVADWCSWEKTNRSMELLARHVAPRLTGSAKRPQEAVDFAIAARNR
- a CDS encoding ATP-grasp domain-containing protein, producing MSSTASTGSRPVAVIVDGYSAGNFYPAAFAAHGTDVVHVQSTPELIPAMAPPDLTAYARNVVGTDESALVGLLRDLGPVCVIAGQESSVPLADRLSEAVGVPSNGSALSSARRDKYEMIEAQRRAGVRCAQQFKTDAPDAAVAWAEDHGRYPVVVKPLSSAASDGVVVCDGPDAVRTAARTVLDAPNMFGLANTEVLVQSYLKGTEYIVDTVSCDGERYVCGVWEYEKTLLPSGKNIYNRDLLADPDDNPVVATLTSYVDEVLAALGIAWGPSHAEVIVTDEGPVLVEIGTRLNGNLNAPFHDVCLGHNQAALTAQAYTRPDEFRARYAGRTYTRKQPAAVYNTPTEQDGVVESVDGTAVAEIRSLESVFLATVKFAPGSRITPTVDLLTSSMRVFLTAPGEATLTADYEKVRSLKDAVYRTV
- a CDS encoding YciI family protein; this encodes MATFVVEFEYTVDRAGREHLHPAHTDYLRALTDRGVLLLAGPLQDANGGLLVYEAEDRDHLQDILDAEPYVDGGIVGDVRVRRWAPGKGTGIAPQPSAA
- a CDS encoding aminotransferase-like domain-containing protein; its protein translation is MPVTTAQPDTALRREALHAGIVDPDMDSMRLLSETAMRFPDALSFSSGAPHDGTHDLSKLSLHVDRYIAHLREKGVPEQRITRLLFQYGPVNGFIQEEVALMLAKDEDIDVTPEAIMITHGFQEAALVALRGLFRSPDDVLLSVSPAYVGIRGAARMLDIPVKGITEGPRGLEPEAVAAAVRAVRAEGKRPAALYLVPDFSNPSGTVVPLDARRRLLELAAEEGFTILEDNPYGLFASDEERLPTLKSLDTRGDVVYLGSFAKSAFPGARLGYLVGDRTVVGEDGVRRTLAQELSKAKAMFTVGSSSLSQAAIGGILVDAGHDLRSVTRELAAVYQERLAATLDALAEHFPPERYAAHGVRWNRPRGGFFLVVEVPFTADLAAMERSARDHAVSWAPMTMFHLDGSGERALRLGFSNLAPAAIREGIARLARFIDSESEAHS